The Brassica napus cultivar Da-Ae chromosome C7, Da-Ae, whole genome shotgun sequence genome has a segment encoding these proteins:
- the LOC106418111 gene encoding F-box protein SKIP28-like: MVVVEPPLSSCLTDDNLWEFTLKSAGKLNTLIRRVVDANPLIKKLIVPGCTGLVPEGIIACGESLGKNNHKLETLHINGVPGFTKDHLSALLTYLPQEGAIDLEVCPKCDQVRMIPPCSRESCKREGRNERECRGCWYCVPRCMECAVCLGPDTDQIEEAACGADVVCLPCCQALPKCRFCNKPYCTGHSSLRQDNTTTDATMFVCQACHYRTRTSEKEPLNYQF, translated from the exons ATGGTGGTTGTTGAACCACCATTGAGTTCCTGTCTAACCGACGATAATCTATGGGAGTTCACTTTGAAATCCGCAGGAAAGTTGAACACTTTGATTCGCCGTGTGGTTGACGCAAACCCTTTGATCAAAAAG tTAATTGTGCCGGGATGCACGGGGTTAGTTCCAGAAGGAATCATTGCATGTGGTGAAAGTTTGGGGAAGAACAATCATAAGTTGGAGACACTTCACATCAATGGCGTCCCTGGCTTCACTAAAGACCATCTCTCAGCACTTTTGACTTACCTTCCTCAAGAGGGAGCAATCGACCTCGAGGTGTGTCCCAAATGCGACCAAGTCAGGATGATTCCGCCTTGCTCAAGAGAATCATGT AAACGTGAGGGAAGGAACGAACGGGAGTGCAGGGGATGCTGGTATTGCGTCCCTAGATGCATGGAATGTGCAGTCTGTCTCGGACCAGACACTGATCAGATTGAAGAAGCAGCGTGTGGGGCAGACGTTGTGTGTCTTCCTTGTTGCCAAGCGCTTCCAAAGTGCAGGTTCTGCAACAAACCATATTGCACAGGTCACAGCAGCCTGAGGCAAGATAACACAACGACTGATGCAACTATGTTTGTATGCCAAGCTTGTCACTACAGGACAAGAACAAGCGAAAAAGAACCTCTCAACTATCAATTTTAA
- the LOC106406902 gene encoding HMG-Y-related protein A-like, which translates to MATETEFEPQQSPMAEEQPSPFSLPPYPQMIMEAIEASNDANGCNKTAIAKHIESTQASLPPSHMTLLSYHLNQMKQSGQIAMVKNNYMKPDPHAPPKRGRGRPPKAKPQGDSSHVAVPAPAPPVSSPRPRGRPPKAKEPSSEVETKVAEPSGSGRPRGRPPKKQKTESEAVKADVEPAEAPAGTGERRGRGRPPKAKPAMVPVGC; encoded by the exons ATGGCGACGGAGACCGAGTTTGAACCTCAACAATCACCAATGGCGGAGGAGCAGCCGAGTCCCTTCTCTCTCCCACCGTATCCTCAG ATGATCATGGAAGCGATCGAAGCATCGAACGACGCGAACGGTTGCAACAAGACGGCGATCGCGAAGCACATCGAGTCAACTCAGGCCTCTCTACCACCGTCTCACATGACGCTCCTCAGCTACCACCTCAACCAGATGAAACAGTCCGGCCAGATCGCGATGGTGAAGAACAACTACATGAAACCAGATCCGCATGCTCCGCCCAAGCGCGGCCGTGGCCGTCCTCCGAAGGCGAAACCTCAGGGAGATTCAAGCCACGTGGCGGTCCCGGCTCCTGCTCCTCCCGTTTCCTCGCCGAGGCCTAGAGGTCGTCCTCCCAAGGCGAAGGAACCTTCGTCGGAGGTGGAAACGAAGGTTGCAGAACCGAGTGGTTCCGGGAGGCCACGTGGACGGCCACCGAAGAAGCAGAAGACGGAATCCGAGGCGGTTAAAGCCGATGTTGAACCTGCGGAGGCTCCGGCTGGTACTGGGGAGCGGAGAGGGCGTGGAAGGCCACCCAAAGCGAAGCCTGCGATGGTGCCTGTTGGTTGCTAA
- the LOC106409983 gene encoding pectinesterase inhibitor 11-like: protein MVSKNLTTTLLLFTTFLFISGSISAVHSSPRLNATTKDLEFVRTSCNVTQYPDLCFKSLAGYASTVQENPARLTKISVDVAILKAKSTVVFLSRLSRSAPEVKNCVSYVRYALDSMRDDCLPILRNIIRGGGVAAAPSPAAPPSSEVFSNQMDDVITYMSTVITFEETCTDEYEDEEGKVKTVVCDRVNKLKMFSSIALSLANSLAKNGSSP from the coding sequence ATGGTAAGCAAAAATCTTACGACGACGTTGCTCCTCTTCACCACCTTTCTCTTCATTTCCGGATCAATCTCAGCCGTTCACTCCTCTCCACGACTTAACGCAACGACCAAAGATCTAGAGTTCGTCCGAACAAGCTGCAACGTCACTCAATATCCAGACCTCTGCTTCAAGTCTCTCGCGGGCTACGCCTCCACCGTTCAAGAAAACCCGGCGAGGCTAACCAAAATCTCAGTCGATGTTGCGATTTTAAAAGCTAAATCAACGGTTGTGTTTCTTTCCAGACTCTCGCGGTCCGCACCCGAAGTCAAAAACTGTGTTTCTTACGTAAGATACGCATTAGACTCAATGAGAGATGATTGTCTCCCAATACTACGAAACATTATACGTGGAGGCGGCGTCGCGGCGGCTCCGTCACCGGCTGCTCCCCCGTCCTCGGAGGTGTTTAGTAATCAGATGGATGACGTGATTACGTATATGAGTACAGTGATTACGTTTGAGGAAACGTGTACGGACGaatatgaagatgaagaaggaaaGGTCAAGACTGTTGTTTGTGATCGGGTGAACAAACTGAAAATGTTTTCTAGTATTGCTCTTTCACTTGCGAACAGTTTAGCCAAGAATGGATCTTCTCCATGA
- the LOC125590590 gene encoding F-box protein SKIP28-like, whose protein sequence is MLKTFLPCLFAVETVESSRITRCAIIPNSFPKLGEVDEISSDAAFIAEYPGEESDDGERTDDCVGEAGDGVWFLYVSSDRRQGDSSSSVSVLDEARGSRGHGGNAETLHINGVPGFTKDHLSALSTYLPQEGAIDLEVCPKCDQVRIIPPCSRESCKREGRKARECRGCWYCVPRCMECAVCLGPDTEVEEAACEGDVVCLACCQALPKCRFCNKPYCTSHSSLRQGNTTTDAAMFACQACDYRTGASASDPIVLD, encoded by the exons atgcTAAAAACATTT TTACCTTGCCTCTTCGCTGTTGAAACTGTAGAAAGCTCTAGAATCACTAGGTGCGCAATTATTCCCAACTCGTTTCCTAAACTCGGCGAAGTCGACGAGATCTCTTCCGACGCCGCCTTCATCGCTGAGTATCCTGGCGAGGAGTCCGATGACGGGGAGAGAACCGACGACTGTGTTGGCGAAGCTGGAGATGGAGTTTGGTTTCTCTATGTAAGCTCGGATCGTCGACAAGGCGATTCCTCCTCCTCCGTCTCCGTGCTTGATGAGGCGAGAGGAAGCAGGGGACATGGCGGGAATGCGGAGACACTTCACATCAATGGCGTCCCTGGCTTCACTAAAGACCACCTCTCAGCACTTTCGACTTACCTTCCTCAAGAGGGAGCAATCGACCTCGAGGTGTGTCCAAAATGCGACCAAGTCAGGATAATTCCGCCTTGCTCAAGAGAATCTTGT AAACGTGAGGGAAGGAAAGCACGGGAGTGCAGGGGATGCTGGTATTGCGTCCCTAGATGCATGGAGTGTGCAGTGTGTCTCGGCCCAGACACTGAGGTTGAAGAAGCAGCGTGTGAGGGAGACGTTGTGTGTCTTGCTTGTTGCCAAGCGCTTCCAAAGTGCAGGTTCTGCAACAAACCATACTGCACAAGTCACAGCAGCCTGCGACAAGGTAACACAACGACGGACGCGGCTATGTTTGCATGCCAAGCTTGTGACTACAGGACAGGAGCAAGCGCAAGCGATCCTATCGTTTTAGACTAA